The window AGCTCCCTCTTGCAACACACAAAATTGCTGTGCCCTAACGGGCGCAATTTTGGTTGCGGCGCCACGAACTTCTCGCTGTATCCGTCACCGACGGCGCTTCGGGTTCGTGCCAAACATTTTTTCCTATTCCCTAAAAAAGGGCTGTAATAAATTTACAGCCCTTTTGCTTTAATTTTGCAGTGCTTCTTCTAAGGCTTTTGAAAACTGATCAGGGCAGGAGGTTTGTTTAAAACCGCATTTGATGCCCTTTAGGAGTTGCATCACTTCTTTTGCAGGTCTGCCCTCGGCAAGTCTTGCTACGCCCTGGGTATTGCCGTTGCAACCACCCAAAAACTTTACGTTTTTTACGATGCCGTCCTCAATGTCAAAGGTCAGCTTTGCGGCACAAACACCGCTAGGCTTGAATGTATAAGTCATTATGCTTGGTTCCTTTCTAAATAGCGCATCAGAATGGTTACGATTTCAGCGCGGTTTGCGTTGTTGCCGGGGGATAAGGTGGTTTCGCTTGTACCTTTAATCAGCCCCTGCGCCAATGCCCAGCCCATAGCATTTGATGCCCAGTCGGACACCGTTTCTTTATCGCTGTAGGCATCAAGGGATGCAGTTTTGGAAACATCCTCGCCCTTAAGGCGTGCATATTTGTACAAAATAACTGCAATCTGTTCACGGGTGATGGGGTCTTCGGGGGCAAACAAGCCTTCCCCAACGCCTAAGACTACTCCTTCCTCTGCTGCCCAGGCAATGGCATCTTCATACCACATGCCTGCCTCTACATCGGTAAAGGGATTCTTTGGCGCTTCCGGCTCTTTTTCAATGCGGTACAGGAGCGTTACCATAGTACCGCGGGTTAAAACCTCGTAAGGGGAGAAGGTGGTTTCGGACGTACCTGCCACCAGCTTGTTTTGAAGCGCATACATTACGCTGTCATAAAACCAGTCGCTTTCCGCTACATCGGTAAAGGGATTTTTAAAATCTACGTCCGGCTCCGGCTCGTTAAAGGTGTATCTGCCGTAAACGGTTGCATTGCCGGTTATGGGCTTGGAAAAATCAAAGGGTGTTTTGTATTCTCTGTCCTTATACCAGCCCACAAAGGTGTAGTTTTCCCGCTCGGCAGGGGTGGGTGCTGTTACATAACCGTTTGCAAGCACCGCAACATCCTGAGAGGCTTCGCCCATTATAAAGGTTACGGTGTAGATGGCAGGTTGTGGATTGCTCGGGCCACTCGGACCGCTTGGACCACCGCCGCCACCACCGCCACCGCCTCCGGAGGATTTTTCGATGGTGATGTTTAGAGTGCTTTTGCCTAAGTCAAAATCCAAGGTGTCGGGTGCGGTATCGCTGTGCAAAGGTAAAAGGGAAATTTCATCTTTTGTGATGTATATTTTGGTTGTCCCCACCTTGTCTGCTGAAAAAGTGATGCAATTGAGTGCGTAAAAGTCATCCGAAACAGGTGTAAAGCCGTCAGAATACGAGGTATAGGAATAGGTGTAGCCGTTATACGCCTTACCGCTGATGGTTTTGGATTCGGTTTCCGCCCCGTCATACAGTGCGTAACCGTTGGGAGATGCCAGCTGTTCTATCGGGGAAGAGGGCAAGGAAAGATAATCCGGGTCATACCATATTGTAAATTTATAGGTGTTTAACTTTTGCGTATCGGTTTCCACATCATCCACACCAAAAAAGACATCAAAGGTTTTGTCTTTTGTGGCAGTCAGCAGGCTTTCTACAGAGCTGCTTTTGGTGGAAAGGGAAACGGTAAGCTCGCTTGCCGCATAAACCGGCAGGCTAAGACCACACAGCAGTATAAAAGTCAAAAGGAAGCACAATCCTTTTTTAAATCGGTTCATAGTCATCCTCCTTTATGGGTATACACATTTATTATATAGGATTTTGATTTAAAATGCAAGGGAAATCTCATTTTTTGCATAGAAATCCGTGTGTATGGCAAAAATAACAGCATTAAGGGAGGGGGAAACAAATATGTCTGTGGCACTGATTCGAAGTCTGATTCTTTATTTTCTGGTTATTGTGCTGTACCGTATGATGGGAAAGAGGCAAATCGGGGAAATGCAACCGGGGGAGCTGGTGCTTGCCATCATGATTTCGGATATTGCGGCAGTCCCCATGCAGTCGGCTGAAGTTCCGCTTTTAAGCGGTGTTGTGCCTATTCTGGCACTGACCTGCACCGAAGTATTCATGTCTTTTATTGCCGAAAAAAGTCCTGCGGTGCGTAAAGCGGTTACCGGAGAGCCGAGTCTGGTGATTGCAGACGGCAAAATACTGGTGGATGAAATGCGTCGGCTTCGGTTTAATCTGGACGATTTATTTGAACAGCTCCGAAATCAGGGGTATTTTGACATCGGAGAGGTGGCTTTTGCAGTGCTGGAGACCAACGGAATGCTGAGTGTGTTACCTAAGGGCAACAAGCAACCCGTTTTGAGAGAGGATTTGAAGCTTTCAGCTTCCACCGACGGGTTTTCGGACACCGTAATCAAGGACGGCATTCTGGACAAAGAGGCACTTTCCCGTATCGGCAGAACCGAAGAATGGCTTGAAAAGAAGCTGAGGGAACGAAATATTTCGTCTGTGCAGGCGGTGTTCCTGCTTTGTGCAGACACCGAGCGGGTTACATTTCTGCAAACTAAAAAGGAGAAAAAATGAAAACAGTTCTGGTTGCATTGCTGGTTTTTGTGCTGATGCTGACGGGCATTGGTGTGAGTGAGCGGATATATGAAGAGCAGACCGATAAAATTGCTGCTGCCTGTCAGGCGTTGTATCCGGTCTTTCAGGCGGGGGACAAGGAGACGGCAGCAGCAAAATTTTCGGAATTACGGACAGCCTTTTATGCCTGCGAAAAGTGGTGGAGTGCTGTTGCGGATCATAATCGGTTGGAAAGCATAGAAGCAAAACTGAAAGAAACCGAAAACTGCCTGCGGGTGGCGGATTATAAGGGTGCGGAAAACAGCTTGCGTATTTTTTGTTTATTTTTGGAAAATTATCAAGAAAATATGGAAATAAAATGGTATAATATCTTGTAAATGTGGTTGATTTTTTAAATTATTTATGGTAAAATATATAAATAGGAAAATATCAAAAAAAGAACAGGAGGGATAAAATGCCGAAAAAAGTACTGATCGTAGATGACGAAAAGGCAATTGTGGATATTTTAAAGTTTAATCTTGCCAGAGAAGGGTATGAAACGGTAGAGGCGTACGACGGCGAAGAGGGCTACAACAAAGTGCTTACCGAGAACCCCGACCTGATTTTACTGGACGTAATGCTTCCGAATATGCCCGGCTTTGATGTGTGCCGAAAGGTGCGTGAAAAGAGCAACGTGCCCATCATTATGCTTACCGCAAGAACCGAAGAGATAGATAAGGTTTTAGGGTTAGAGCTTGGGGCGGATGATTACATAACAAAGCCTTTCGGAATCCGGGAAGTGATGGCAAGAGTTAAGGCGAACCTGCGCCGGAATGCCATTGAACCGAGCAATGAGGAGAAAAAAGAAGATTCGGTACTGCGCTTTGGCAATCTGTCTATTGATAAGGAGCGCTATGAGGCAACCAAAAATGGTAAGGTATTAGAATTGACTTTGAGAGAGTTTGAACTTTTGAAATTCTTAGCAGTACAGCCTGAAAAAATCTTTTCCAGAGAAACACTTTTGGAAAAGGTGTGGGGGTACGAATACTTAGGAGATGTGCGTACGGTAGACGTTACTGTACGTCGTTTGCGTGAAAAAATCGAGGATGATGCCAGCAACCCGGCATACGTTATGACCAAACGTGGCATCGGTTATTATTTCAATTCGAAGCAGAAAGGATAAAAATACATGGAATACAAACAGTTTACCAACGCGGTTCGTCCCGAATCCGTTTACAAAGAACCTTTAAGACAGGTAAGATTAATCAATACAATCCGTGAAATGTTTGACACCAGCACCGAGCTTTTTGCAGGTCGTACAGCATTTTTGGTAAAAGATAAAATTGGTGGCCCGTACAGAGAAATTACCTACGCAGAAGCAAGAAGAGATGTGTATGCCTTGGGTACTGCGTTCATGGCGCTGGATTTAAGAGGCAAAAAAATCGCCGTGGTGGGTGAAAACCGCTATGAATGGGCGATTACATATTTAGCAACCGTTTGCGGTGTTGGTACTATTGTTCCCCTTGACAAGGAACTGCCCACCGAAGAAATGCAGAATTTAATCGAACGCGCAAAAGTTTCTGCTGTTGTTTATTCCGGCAAGATGCGTAAAAAACACGAATCCTTATTTGCAGACAATGCACAGTATATGTGCATCAATATGGATGACGATACCACAGACGTTTCCTTAAAGCAGCTGATTGAAAAGGGTAACGAGCTGATTATGTCGGGCAACGATGCGTTTGTAAAAACCTGCCCGAGACCGGATGATGTAAACATCGTTCTGTTTACCTCCGGCACCACCGGCAGAGCAAAGGGTGTTATGCTTTCGCACAGAAACATCACAAGCAACTTAATGAACATGCTTGCGATGCATAAAATCTTAAATGAAAATGACAGATTCTTCTCGTTCCTGCCCATTCACCATACCTATGAATGCACCTGCGGTATGCTTTGTCCGCTCTATTGCGGTGCTTCTATCGCTTATTGCGAAGGCTTGAAGTATATCGTGAAAAACATGCAGGAAGCGCAGCCTACATATTTCCTGGCAGTGCCTCAGGTTGTGGAAGCACTTAACCGTCAGATTTGGGCAGGTATCCGCAAAAAGGGTAAGGAAAAGCTCATTAAACGCATGATTAAAATTACAGATTTTCTGCTCAAGCTTAAGATTGACCTGCGTAAGAAAATTTATGCAGAAATCCACAACACCTTTGGCGGAAAGATGCGTCTCTTTATCTCGGGTGCGGCAGCGTTAGACCCTGAAATTATCAAGAGCCTGCGTTCGCTGGGCTTTAATACCGTTCAGGGCTACGGTATGACCGAATGTGCTCCCATTGCAGCGGTTAACCGCGATATATACTGGGAGGATGCTTCCTGCGGTCAGCCTTGCATTGAAGTGGATGTTAAAATTGACAATCCCGATGAAAACGGCATCGGTGAAATTCTTATCAAGGGTGACAACGTCATGGTTGGTTACTATGAAGATGAGGAAGAAACCGCAAAAACCATTGTGGACGGCTGGTTGCATACCGGTGACATGGGGTATATGGATGACCGTTGCTTTATCTATATCACAGGTCGTTTAAAGAACGTTATTGTTACTGCAAACGGCGAAAACGTATATCCCGAAGAAGTGGAAACCTATCTGCAGAGAAGTGCTTACATCGCAGAAACCATGGTGTATGCGGATGCAGACAGACTGGGTAACGAAACGGTTGTTTCGGCACACATTCTGCCTGATTTCAATGCGGTAGAAGAAGCTCTCGGCAAGGAATATACAGAAGATGCCCTGCGTGACCTGATTGACAAGGAAGTCAAGGCAGTCAACGCAAAAATGGCACCTTCTAAGCGCGTTATGAAGTTTGATGTGCGTCACGAGGATTTCGTAAAGACCACCACCAAGAAAATCAAACGCTATGCGAACTAAGTTTATACAAAATTTTATATATAAAGTGTCCTGAAAATCCGAAAAGGAAAGCCATTCAGGATGCGAAGGAGGAAACAAAATGAAAAACACAGAAAAAACAATGGAAAAAGTGGTAGCCCTTTGCAAAGGTCGCGGCTATGTATATCCCGGCTCCGAGATTTACGGCGGTCTTTCCAACACATGGGACTACGGTCCGCTGGGCGTTGAATTCAAAAACAACGTAAAAAAAGCATGGTGGAAAAAGTTCATCCAGGAATCGCCCTATAATGTGGGTCTGGATGCGGCAATTTTAATGAATCCCCAGACCTGGGTGGCATCCGGCCACGTAGGCGGATTCTCTGACCCGTTAATGGACTGCAAAGAGTGTAAAGCTCGTTTCCGTGCAGATAAGCTGATTGAAGATGCAGCAGGTGTTTCGGCTGACGGCTGGACAGATGCACAGATGGAACAGTACATCGCTGACAACAACATTGCCTGCCCCGAATGCGGTAAAACCAATTTTACAGGCATCCGTAAGTTCAATCTGATGTTCAAAACCTTCCAGGGTGTAACCGAAGACTCTAAGTCCGAGCTGTATCTCCGTCCCGAAACCGCACAGGGTATTTTCGTAAACTTTAAGAATGTACAGAGAACTACCCGTAAAAAAGTGCCGTTCGGTATCGGTCAGGTAGGTAAATCCTTCCGTAACGAAATTACCCCCGGTAACTTTACTTTCAGAACCCGTGAATTTGAACAGATGGAGCTGGAATTCTTCTGTGCACCGGGTACAGACCTTGAATGGTTTGCTTACTGGAAAGATTATTGCAAAAACTGGCTGTTGTCTTTGGGTATCGCAGAAGAAAATTTAAAGCTTCGTGACCATTCTCCCGAAGAGTTGTCTCACTATTCCAACGCAACCACCGATATTGAATTTATGTTCCCGTTCGGTTGGGGCGAGCTTTGGGGTATTGCAGACAGAACAGATTATGACTTAAAACAGCATGCAGAGTTCTCGGGCGAAAACATGGAATACATGGACCCCATTACCAATGAAAAATATGTTCCCTACTGTGTAGAACCCTCTTTGGGTGCTGACCGTGTGGCTTTGGCATTCCTTTGTGAAGCATACGATGAAGAAGAAATCGCAGAAGGCGATACCCGTGTGGTAATGCGTTTGCATCCGGCTTTAGCGCCTATGAAAGCGGCAGTTCTGCCCCTTTCCAAAAAGCTTTCTGAGCAGGCAACCGAGTTGTATCAGAACCTTTCTAAAAAGTTCATGTGCGACTATGATGAAGCAGGCTCTATCGGTAAGCGTTACAGAAGACAGGACGAAGTGGGTACCCCCTACTGCATCACCGTTGACTTTGACACCTTAGAAGATAACTGCGTAACCGTTCGTGACAGAGATACCATGGAACAGGTTCGTATGCCCATTGCGGACGTTGCGGCATTTATCGAAGGAAAGCTGGAATTTTAATGGAACCGAAGGATTATATCGTAGTTAAAATCGAAGGCGAGTATGCTACTTTGCAAAATGTAGAAAACGGCAACGAGCTGTTCATTGCCCTTTCCCTTTTGCCTGTCGGCACCGACCTCGGTTCTAAAATCCACAGCGAGTGTATGGAATACACATTAATAAACTAAAAAAGGCTCCCTCTGATGAGGGGAGCCTTTCTTATTTGCACTTTCTTTCGGAAAAACAGTTTTTGATAGCAAAAAGAAACAAAATGCCAGGCAGGGGGAAGAGGGCAGTTGTTGGTAAACACGCTTTGTGCGTTTGTAATTTAAGGAAGACATTTTTCAACTCACCTCGGAAAATATCATAGCATAAACCGTTTTGCAACAGAAAGTTCAAAAAGTCTATTTAAAATTCGATAAAATTTATTAAAAACCAGAAAAAAATTATTAGAAATTTGAGAATATAACATTTTCTATTGACAATCGCGGTTCAAAAATGGTAAAATTATTATGCTATGTAACTCTCTTTTACATTGGGCAGAATCCATGCTGCCCGAAAGTTGGAAGGAAACCAAAAAGTAAACGCGCCGAGCTTTTCTGTGAGAAGGGTCTAACCTGCCCGGAAACAGTGAAAAAATCGGTTGTGTGCTCTTCTGACCAAGGAGCATTGCCGTTGCTTTTGGGAAAACCGACTTAACCAACCGGTTTTTGAATTCCGAAAAACTTATTTAAAGGAGTGAATAATGCTTATGAAATTAAGCAAACAAATCATTGCAACATTGCTGATTTTAAGCATGTTGCTAATAACTATGCCCGTTTTTGCGGAAGAAGCAGAGACAGTCAATACGCGTACCTACGCAAACACTGCGCTCACTTTGCCTGAAGATGGGTCGAGTGTATCTTTGACTAACACTTATTGTGGTAGTGCAAACGGTTTTTCGCTTGTGTTAGACAGTGAATCTGCCAGAACACTTGGCATTGACCTGTCCAAAATTACATCCACGATTTCGGTTGCCGCGAATTCTGAATACGCAGGCATTTTATTGAGCGGTGAAATGGTGATGACCAATTGGACATATAAACCTAATGCTACAAACGGCTCTCCGGATTACTCTGTTAACCAGGTATTGAAAACGAAACAGGCGACTTACTTTGAATTTGAAGACATTGAAGTATCCCATGTTCGTAAAACCAGTGCAGGTGCGTTGGTGCTCGAAATGCCTGTTAGTACACTCAGAGCAACTGCAACAGACATCAAGGTGTATGCAGGAGACGTGGATTTTGACAGCATAACCGAAAACACGGTAATTGAAAAGGTTGAACAAAATGCTGATGCTTTAAACTCTACCAACTTCACCCCGCACAGCGGTGCATATGTTGTACAAAACCTGACTGCAAAAGCAGGCGAAAACTATTGGAGTGAAAAAACAACTGATTTGGGTACTTTCCCGGCAGACACAAAGTTCTTTGCAACTTCTCAGAAAAACCTTCAATATTTTGATGCAGACTACGGCTACACCGCTGACTGGAACAAATCGACTGAATACGGAATGAATTTCTATACCGGTGCAAGTAACAGCTTTGATGCAAGCATGTCCGGTCCGTTTACCCTTGCGACACCGAATTTCTCGGGCGAGTATTATGTATACGGCTTGAGAAAAGACTGCTCGAATGGCGGTCCCCGTCTGGCAAGATTTAACATCAGCGGTCAGAAATTTGCATTTAAAGATATGAGTGTTGTAACCTGGTCATCTTCTGACGCAACATGGAGTTCTGCAGGCGCATATTTCTGGGATAAGGCGGAAGACACTGTAACTTTTGAAGCAGGCAAGCCCTATTTCTTCCAGAACTGCGGTGGCGGAAGCAGCCGTCTGGTAGCGGTAGCATTTGTTCCTGTAAAAGCAGAAGGCTTTGAAGCACCTGCTGCAATTGCAAACGAAGACAATCTTAAAAGCACAAGTATGTTAGAAATCTTTACCGATGAAGATTTTGTACTCAATCCTGTTGAAACCTATACCGTGAAGGTAGACGGTGCAGACTTTACCGTAAAGCCCTATTACCATCAGGTGCATACTGCGGCTGCTGACGGTGTGTATGATTTCACACAGAATGTTTTCGGTGAGCCTGTAGAATTTGCAACCGTTGCAGAAGTTGTTGCGCTTGCAAAAGAGGTAACTGTTGAAGAAGCAACCACAAATTATCAGATTTCGGTAAACGGCGTGCGTGAATATGCACCCGATGTTATGGTTGCTATGCCGGGCGATGTGATTACCGTCGGTACCGACGCAATGACTGTACAAAACTTTAACCCCATTAACTTGCAGGGTAAAATGTACCGTATTATCAATGCGAGCCCCTATTTGCGTGCAGGCATCCATAAATCGTATATTCCGTCTTATCTGTATGACATGGAAACAAAACCCGCTGTAACCGGAACACCTTTTATGCAGGCAAAATTTGCAGGCTATATGGTATGGAGTGCTGCGGATGATTACAATGGACAGAAAGTATACTTCTATAATGTAGCACCGGAAACGGCTACAAATACTAGCGACTACAGCACACTGTTCGCACACCTGAGAAATTATAGTGCAGGAAAGAATGTGTTCTCCACGATGGAAGTGGAAACACCGGAGGGCACAAAAACGGTTATGGATCCTCATAAAGTCAAGGTAGATGACTCGAAAGTCACGGTCGGCTCAACCGGGTTGCTTGCTAATTATGATACTGCAAACCTGTATTGGGTAAACAGCTCTGCGACCAACGATGTTCGCGTGGTAGAAGTGAATGGCAAAAAGGTTATCCGTACAGATGGTTGCGCATTGATTCGCGTAATCACCAAAAAGGCTGACGGCACAACAACCACCGAGCGCGTAGATCTTACACCCAAAAATATGTATGTGATTGATCCTGCAGTAGGTGAAACGGTTTATGTATGGAAAGATACACCGTGGGACGGCTACAGCTTAATTCCGATTACGGAACCGGTTACCGCAGAGTAAATTTAAAATAAAAAAGCGATTGCATTGCAATCGCTTTTTTTTGTTAGTTTGTAAATACCTGTGTCCAGTAGATGCCGTAGCCGTTTTGGGTTTCAACGCATCCTAAGCCCATTTTATTAAAGGAGGCGCTTAAGATGTTTTTGCGGTGACCCTCGGAATTCATCCAGCTTTGTACCACCTGTGCAGGTGTTCTCTGTCCTGCCGCAATGTTTTCACCGGCGGCAGAGTAGGAGATGCCTGCTTTTTTCAGGCGGTCACCCATACGCTCGCCCTCAGGGCTGGAGTGGGAAAAGTAATTCCGGTCTGCCATGTCTTTACTGTGGGCAAGGGCAACGGCGTTTAAAGCTTCATCAAGAACAAGAGGCTTTAAGCCGTTTTTGGTTCGTTCGGTATTGACCAGGTCTAAAACCTGCTTTGCATATGTACTGTCTTGTGTTTCGGGCTTCACTTCGGGGACGGTGTTGTCCGTGTTTGGTGTATTGGTTTCAGGCTTGTTCGTTCCCGGTATGTTTATTTCCGGAAGCTCGGGGCGCGGAATCTGCTGTCCGCAAAAAGCAATCCAGTTGCGGAACCGAACACCGTCAAAGAGGTGTTTTGCAGAAGCTCCAAAGGTTGCTGTTGATAAAATTGTGCACGCAATTGCTGTGCCGGTAATCCATTTTTTCATGTTGATTTCTCTCCTTTCGTTATGGATTGATTTCAGTATAGCACAAAGGAATTCAAATTGCAATGGAAATGGTTAGTGTAACCGACAAAGGGTGGTATTGGGGTAATATTTTTCTAAAATGTCGGTATAGCTGAACCCTTTTTTGGCATAGGCGTTGGCGCCCTCCTGGCTCATACCAACCCCATGCCCGAAGCCATGTACCGTAAAAATAATATCAGAATCTTTTCTGTAACCGAAAAGCTTGCCGATCGAAGTCCAAGCTTTTCCCGCACCTCTCTGCCTGAAAAAATTTTTTCACCAATCTGAATTTCCTGCACCGTACCGCCCTCGTGGTAGGTGGGCGCTTTGCAGGACGCATTTTCTACATCCATTTTTTCGGCAAGAGTTTCTGCGGAAAAGACTGCAACGGTCTCGTAATTGTCGAGTTGCGTATCCAATTGGCTGTCCACCGAAATCAGATAGGGCACGGCAGAGCCCCATACATTCTCGGCACTTTCGGTTCTGCCGTTTGACATGGCGTGAAAAACGGTGTTTGCAGGTTCTTCCTTATAATAAAGGACTTCGTTTTCGGTTTCCGAGACTGCGGTACGGTAAATCTCCTTTGTGGCTTCGGGAAATGAGTCAAACTGCCCGGAAAAGGCGGCACAATGGGCGTAATCGGTACAGATGTCTGCATTTTTGGGATGGGACGTACCACCGGCAATTTTTCGGCAAACATAGCTTCGGATTGCCACCGCCTGCGCCTTTAATGCCTCGGGATGAAAGGAGGCGGGCATTTCGCCTGCCAGACAGTAGCAGATGTACTGCTCTAAAGGCATTTTTTGCACAGAATCGGTTTCGGGGTGATAAAGCAAGATCTCTTCCGAATGCGAAAATATGATTTGGGGTGTCGGAGCAGGTTTTTCCACAAAGAAAAGAAGAAAACAAAACAGCAAAATGCAAAAAAGAAAACCCAAACTTGCATTTTTCATAAAAAATACACCTCTTTAAATTATAGTAAATGTGCCGTCAAAGCTTGACAAAATGGAAAAATTAGTATATACTATTTTAAATGTAATTGAATAATTTGAAATTGAAAATTGCGAAAGGGAGCAGACTATGCGTACAAACATACAGGAATACACAGCAGAAGACAAAGCATTTATCGAGGAATTGCTGGATATTACCCATAAAACCAATCATATTCCGGCAGAACTATATGGAAATTATAATGTAAAGCGCGGTCTTCGCAATGCAGACGGCACGGGTGTTTTGGTGGGTCTGACCGTTATCGGCGAGGTACACGGCTACATTATCGAAGATTCCGACCGTATCCCTGCAAAGGGTCGTTTGCTGTACCGCGGTATTGACGTGGAGGATTTGGTAAAGGGCTGTCAGCGTGAGGGGAGATTCGGTTTTGAAGAAACCTGCTATCTGCTCTTGTTCGGCGTATTGCCGGATGAAAAACAGTTAGAGGATTTTATGGATTTGCTTAACCGTCTGCGCAATCTGCCCGACGGCTTTGTGGAGGATATGATTATCAAAGCACCCTCCCGTAACATCATGAACAAGCTTGCCCGTTGTGTGCTTGCATTATATTCATATGATGAATCTCCCGATGATTTGT of the Clostridia bacterium genome contains:
- a CDS encoding TIGR03905 family TSCPD domain-containing protein, which encodes MTYTFKPSGVCAAKLTFDIEDGIVKNVKFLGGCNGNTQGVARLAEGRPAKEVMQLLKGIKCGFKQTSCPDQFSKALEEALQN
- a CDS encoding S-layer homology domain-containing protein, encoding MNRFKKGLCFLLTFILLCGLSLPVYAASELTVSLSTKSSSVESLLTATKDKTFDVFFGVDDVETDTQKLNTYKFTIWYDPDYLSLPSSPIEQLASPNGYALYDGAETESKTISGKAYNGYTYSYTSYSDGFTPVSDDFYALNCITFSADKVGTTKIYITKDEISLLPLHSDTAPDTLDFDLGKSTLNITIEKSSGGGGGGGGGGPSGPSGPSNPQPAIYTVTFIMGEASQDVAVLANGYVTAPTPAERENYTFVGWYKDREYKTPFDFSKPITGNATVYGRYTFNEPEPDVDFKNPFTDVAESDWFYDSVMYALQNKLVAGTSETTFSPYEVLTRGTMVTLLYRIEKEPEAPKNPFTDVEAGMWYEDAIAWAAEEGVVLGVGEGLFAPEDPITREQIAVILYKYARLKGEDVSKTASLDAYSDKETVSDWASNAMGWALAQGLIKGTSETTLSPGNNANRAEIVTILMRYLERNQA
- a CDS encoding DUF421 domain-containing protein, with translation MAKITALREGETNMSVALIRSLILYFLVIVLYRMMGKRQIGEMQPGELVLAIMISDIAAVPMQSAEVPLLSGVVPILALTCTEVFMSFIAEKSPAVRKAVTGEPSLVIADGKILVDEMRRLRFNLDDLFEQLRNQGYFDIGEVAFAVLETNGMLSVLPKGNKQPVLREDLKLSASTDGFSDTVIKDGILDKEALSRIGRTEEWLEKKLRERNISSVQAVFLLCADTERVTFLQTKKEKK
- a CDS encoding DUF4363 family protein, with amino-acid sequence MKTVLVALLVFVLMLTGIGVSERIYEEQTDKIAAACQALYPVFQAGDKETAAAKFSELRTAFYACEKWWSAVADHNRLESIEAKLKETENCLRVADYKGAENSLRIFCLFLENYQENMEIKWYNIL
- a CDS encoding response regulator transcription factor — translated: MPKKVLIVDDEKAIVDILKFNLAREGYETVEAYDGEEGYNKVLTENPDLILLDVMLPNMPGFDVCRKVREKSNVPIIMLTARTEEIDKVLGLELGADDYITKPFGIREVMARVKANLRRNAIEPSNEEKKEDSVLRFGNLSIDKERYEATKNGKVLELTLREFELLKFLAVQPEKIFSRETLLEKVWGYEYLGDVRTVDVTVRRLREKIEDDASNPAYVMTKRGIGYYFNSKQKG
- a CDS encoding AMP-binding protein, yielding MEYKQFTNAVRPESVYKEPLRQVRLINTIREMFDTSTELFAGRTAFLVKDKIGGPYREITYAEARRDVYALGTAFMALDLRGKKIAVVGENRYEWAITYLATVCGVGTIVPLDKELPTEEMQNLIERAKVSAVVYSGKMRKKHESLFADNAQYMCINMDDDTTDVSLKQLIEKGNELIMSGNDAFVKTCPRPDDVNIVLFTSGTTGRAKGVMLSHRNITSNLMNMLAMHKILNENDRFFSFLPIHHTYECTCGMLCPLYCGASIAYCEGLKYIVKNMQEAQPTYFLAVPQVVEALNRQIWAGIRKKGKEKLIKRMIKITDFLLKLKIDLRKKIYAEIHNTFGGKMRLFISGAAALDPEIIKSLRSLGFNTVQGYGMTECAPIAAVNRDIYWEDASCGQPCIEVDVKIDNPDENGIGEILIKGDNVMVGYYEDEEETAKTIVDGWLHTGDMGYMDDRCFIYITGRLKNVIVTANGENVYPEEVETYLQRSAYIAETMVYADADRLGNETVVSAHILPDFNAVEEALGKEYTEDALRDLIDKEVKAVNAKMAPSKRVMKFDVRHEDFVKTTTKKIKRYAN
- a CDS encoding glycine--tRNA ligase is translated as MKNTEKTMEKVVALCKGRGYVYPGSEIYGGLSNTWDYGPLGVEFKNNVKKAWWKKFIQESPYNVGLDAAILMNPQTWVASGHVGGFSDPLMDCKECKARFRADKLIEDAAGVSADGWTDAQMEQYIADNNIACPECGKTNFTGIRKFNLMFKTFQGVTEDSKSELYLRPETAQGIFVNFKNVQRTTRKKVPFGIGQVGKSFRNEITPGNFTFRTREFEQMELEFFCAPGTDLEWFAYWKDYCKNWLLSLGIAEENLKLRDHSPEELSHYSNATTDIEFMFPFGWGELWGIADRTDYDLKQHAEFSGENMEYMDPITNEKYVPYCVEPSLGADRVALAFLCEAYDEEEIAEGDTRVVMRLHPALAPMKAAVLPLSKKLSEQATELYQNLSKKFMCDYDEAGSIGKRYRRQDEVGTPYCITVDFDTLEDNCVTVRDRDTMEQVRMPIADVAAFIEGKLEF
- a CDS encoding SpoIID/LytB domain-containing protein, with amino-acid sequence MKNASLGFLFCILLFCFLLFFVEKPAPTPQIIFSHSEEILLYHPETDSVQKMPLEQYICYCLAGEMPASFHPEALKAQAVAIRSYVCRKIAGGTSHPKNADICTDYAHCAAFSGQFDSFPEATKEIYRTAVSETENEVLYYKEEPANTVFHAMSNGRTESAENVWGSAVPYLISVDSQLDTQLDNYETVAVFSAETLAEKMDVENASCKAPTYHEGGTVQEIQIGEKIFSGREVREKLGLRSASFSVTEKILILFLRYMASGMGLV